atgattgtctggttgaaggcatatgagagagactcatcagtgaagagaacatgatgccaatcctgagcagtctatgcggcatgttgttgggcccttctgtaccgcaATGCATGGTGTTGTCGTTGCAGagatgcacctcgccatggacgtcaggagtgaagtttcgaatcatgcagcctattgcgcacagtttgtttcgtaacacaacatcctgtggctgtacaaaaagcattattcaacaaggtggtgttgctgtcagggttcttccaagccataaaccgtaggtagcggtcatccactataggagtagcccttgggtggcgtgacagaggtatgtcatcgacagttcctgtctgtctgcgtctcctccatgtctgaacaacatcgctttggttcactccaaaatgcctggacatttcccttgttgagagcccttcctggcacaaagtaacaatgcagatgcgatcaaatcgcggtattgaccatctaggcatggttgaactacagacaacatgagccgtgtatctccttcctggtggaatgactggaactgaatggctgtcagaccccctccgtctaataggcactgcccaTTCATGGCTTTCACATCTTTAGGTGGGTTTaaggacatctctgaacagtcaaagggactgtgcctgtgatacagtatccacagtcaatgtctatcttcggGCGTTCTgaaaactggggtgatgcaaaacgttttttgatgtatgtattttggCTGCATATTTTCTGGCCATTTTTGGAGTGATCCAAGAGATGATGACACAGTGCCAGAGAGGAGCTGGACATGAGAGTCTGCACCACAGCTACTGGTCAGCAGGAAAGAGGTATAGCTTGCAGATGTGTGTGCTCGCTCTGATAGATGGAGAGAATGTTCAAATAGTCAAACCTTTTCTGTTGTGTCTTTAGTCACGACGACACTGCAGTGACTTCTTTGAAATTTAGTGATAGCAGTGGCCAGATTCCATGTTGTATCTAAATTAAATTGACTATTGCATTTATTTAGATATTCAGTTGATCAAATGGCTTTCTCAAACATTGAGCCCCAAAATAGTGAGGAGGAAGTTAAACAATTCATATCACTAGTTCTTAGAGTGATCTGGATGTGTACAATGTTTAATCACTGCTGACTTTTCTGGTTGTAACAAGTGAGTGCACCACTGGTTTTCATAGCATGTGTCACAAACATTTAGTGTTGTTTTATCAGTACATAAGCTGCTCCAACTCTCACAAAGAATCTTGCATGCAGACACCTTTTGAAGCGATAGGTCATTCTTCACAGAAATGTGATGGACTATAGCCTTCATAGGAGGACAGAAGATCACTTTGACAAGATGTTTCTCAAGGATCTGGCCTTCTTTGAGGAAAGAGTTCTTGCTTACAGCAGAAATGTACTTGACTTCAAAGTAGAATTCTCATTATCCTCACTGACTGTATTTACATTCTTAGTTTCATGTGAAATGTCTTGCGAACTCGTTGCTGGGAATATCCATTCATTCAAAAATGTTCTTCAGATGTAAGAGTTCATCCTGCAGGGAGTCTTTCCTCAAAGATAGAGAAACACTGTGTCACTTATCTTCTGCTCACCTATGAAGACAGCAGCACTACAGAATTGGTATGAATGAGAACATGTTACCTCAGGAAATGAGTGCTCACCAGATTCATTGTGGGAGTTGGGACAGTTCATCTATTACTTAAATATGAAATGTTCATGATGGATGCATTGGACACCTACATTAATATCCACGTGCTACAAGTAGACGAGTCCAGCAATGATGGAGCATTGTAGAGATAAGGGCTACTTTATGAGTTACAGCAACATGGAAATTTTAACTTCCATCTCATTGTTCTGGGACTTAGTGTTTAAGGAAGGCATGGAGATTCAATTAGCAGAACATTTACATAATTGCAATAGTACTGTGGCAGAAAGAAATGAGGCCAGGATATCAGCAGAAGAGCAGCAATTTGGACAGCCGATCTCAAAATTTGACGGATTATTCATTACACCATAACAACCTGAAAATATACAAATCATGTGATACCTGGATCACTAATTATTGGTAGAAGCATTAAGAAAAGGTGtgaaaaattgaaattacattCAAGGAAAGGTACACAGAAACCTCTTTTCTCCATGTGCAATCTAAAGAACACATAAATACAAAGTGTTAACACTAtacacgagggtaatcccaaaagtaaggtctcctgtttctTTATAAGTACttacacctgtttatttctacaatggtttacatcagtttacagcttgaacatgttgctatttttcgacataaccaccatttctgtcgatgcatttttgtagacactgtggcagtttttgtatgtcatgtcataccagctcgccaccatgctattcagaaagttatgaacctcttctttcaccttgtcatcggagctgaattgctGGGACTACAATTAGTGCTGACAGGTACTGagggactctgaaaaaactcaaacgggcaattcaaaaccggagaagaggaatgttgagtaagggcgtacacattctccatgacaacgctcgcccacacatcgctcctcaaacctttgctctcctgcaacagtttcagtggaatataATGACCCATccatcctatagtcctgacttggtgcccagtgacagtgactatcacctgttccctagtttaaaataacatttggccggaaagcgatttgtctcggacaacgaggtgaaagaagaggttcataactttctgaacagtatggctgccagctggtatgacatgggcatacaaaaactgccacagcatctacaaaaatgcatcgacagaaatggtgattatgtcgaaaatagctaaatgttcaagctgtaaactgatgtaaaccattggagaaataagcaggtctatgtacttataaaaaataggagaccttacatttgggattacccttgtagaaAACAAATTGGTTACTAATTTAACTAATGTGAGGAACATACATGAATAGAATGTAAGTAGATCACTGCATGCTGCACTACATTACTATATGGGTACGGATTAAGTGTTACTGGATGGTACTTGTGTTGTTCTGGGGAAGACCATAAGTGCTCCTTCCTCATTAGTTTAAAAGGTGACTGTGCTGTGAAATGCAGTATGGGAATCTGTATGTAGTCAGCGTCTTCTGTCTTTATTCTATTAGTTGTTTTTGCCAGGTTATTCAAGGTATTTATTCTTTTTTCTTCCATGCTGTAAAATATGCCCAAGTAGGAAGCTGTTTAGCTAAATCCCCTAGTGTTAAGTTTTTGTTATTTGCTGCAACAGGCTTATGTTTTAATAATTCAATAAATGTTGTGAGAACTGGTATCCATATTGTTTTTTAAGTTGAACCAAATTAAATAACATTCATGTGTTGAATGTCTTTCAGGTAGAAGAATTCAACGTGTCAATGGCACAGTTTGTGTCAAATATTAAAGGAGATCGTGAAAAGGCTGCTGAGATAATCCTAAACAATGAATTGCTGTTGATGCTACATCTTAACTATAACTTAACTGTTCATCATCCATTCCGACCTGTGGAAGGCCTGCTTGTGGACATTAAATCTCGTGGTAGTCTACGTGACCCAGAGAGACTGAGACCAGGAATTGaggaaatgttggaacgtgtgtaCCTGACTGATGCTATCCTCCTGTACTCGCCATCACAAATTGCTCTAGCTGCGATACTCCATGCTGCAAGCAAAATCAATGAGAATCTAGATTCATACGTAATGGATATTTTGATTGGCCCATCTGGTAGGGAGCACCTTTCGGGTCTTATTGAAGCTGTCAGGTGTATCCGTTCTTTGATCAAGTGTATTGAATTACCACCAAAAGATCAGATGCGTATGTTGGAGAAGAAGTTAGAAAAGTGTAGAAATCAAGCCCATAATCCTGATAGTTATGTGTACAAGAAAAGAATGTTGGACATGATTGATgaagatgacgatgacgacgaacgGTACCTGTACACCAAAATGATCCGTGATCAATCAGCAAATGATGAGGCACTATTGGGTGTCTCAAAAGTGCATTCACCTGCAGCTTAATGACTagcttccttttttatttattaatacatGTTTTTATGCAACCAGATACTTATTTTTATGCAAGtgtaaatttttgttgttttaatgttctgctgcaggtatatttttgtaataaatgtgGCTACAATCTTTATTCATGTTTGTGTGCACGACATCACTGATGCATATGATAGCTGGTAGCTGGTAAAAATACTTAATATATCTTATTTCACAGTTTTCAAATCATTTTGTCATACACACAAGATGTACCATATGTGTATTATTCCATCTGCATTGCTACGAGtattataattcaaataaataaaaagtgccttgtctcagactgtgtgtgtgtgcagtaattaaaaTAGTCTTGTAGGATTGTAATCAAATTTGGTTACATAAATTTGTACCAAAAGTTTTATATGAAACTGTTAAATCAATATACCCTGGACAAAATGTCATCTTCATGGTAAATAtgtattcagagagagagagagagagagagagagagagagagagagagatgaacatGCTAATGGCATAACATTTACACTGTTTTCTTGTCACATTAAAAATGAGATATTGCTAAATACACAAATTGTTCAGTATTTTTAACAGACAATAACTgttgaaactaaattatttgcagatgtgacttatctCAACTACTAAAAGATAAAATACCTGCACAAATCAGTTCATATAATTCATAAGCCAGATTTGAGACTGAAACAATTTGTGTAttctttatttttccattacattccaaaacatgtttatttttcttttaattggaCAATATGCAGAAACATGATGCTTTTGTGAGAAAAGAAGTAGCTTTTAGTTTTAGTTTATGTAAATTTGTATGACAACACAAGGCTGTTAAACAGTAGAAGCTCATACTGCATAAGTTCCAGTTGTTTCAGTATTGTGATACTTAGAAATGAATACATGATTTTTAAAAGGCTGAAgatatttcttttcataaatgtatACACCTGTAAACTGAGACTGTCAACAAGCAAACAAACAGAAAAGATTactcttaaataaaaataaatagactGTAGTTACCAAAATAAAAAGTTGCCAATGATTAACATCAACATGAATCAAAAGATGTTGGTATCGGCTGTCTTTTTCTTAAGTGCATGCATTCATAGCCAGTGTGGTTTAAGTACCTGAAGGGACATTAGGTTATTGCCTGATTTATGTTAGGATTGGAAAAGAGtttgaaagtaatgtaaataattatttattactcaAATGTTTAAGTACTTTACCATTTTCATCAGCTTTTAATGTATTACTGAAGGTGTAAAATAAATCAGTGGTttatatattttgatttttttttctgtatcaaCTTATTTGGATGGTTCTCACTGTTTCACTTTATAACAAAAGCCAACTGATGGTGTCGTTATTTCAAAGctgttttctttttaaaagacaGTATGAGCAGTTTGCGAATCAGAAAGGCAAACTAAAGTGTTTACGTAtgcttataaaaaataaaaaaatgtcttgAGGGGTGCATACaaacacagaaaataattatttcactaACAGAATAAAAAAGCGTGAATTACAAGTACATATACAACTCCTCAATTTGAGACTGACAGCCAAAGAGACTTAGTAGATCAACAGAAAATCAAAATACAAAGTAGTAAATCATGTACTACAAAAGAAAAATAGTCATTTTAAGAGTGGAAAATGCCTAACAAAGACCAACCTTACAGGAGGGACATGTAAAAGGTTTGAATAAGCTCCTTTGGGATAGGAATATTACAGAGAAGTGGTGGTCAGAAAAAAATTACCAGAAGATAAGCTATAGTAAATGTAAAAATCACCACatcttttgtattttgttcttcCTCTGGAAAGCTGGAGATGCATGTCAACCAGTCCAGTTGTGCCATCTCATTTTCCTTTGACACTGCTCCCTTCATCCAGCAAAAATTTACATGGTCATAATAAACTCAGATATAAAAGTTTCAAATCTGAGATGCATCACTGAAGGCAGAACATTTTTAGAATTTGCTGTCAATCGATATACTACTTCTCTACTCAGAAGAATTGCACTTTAGTGTCTTATTATCAGCCAGTGTACACTACCTACCATGCAGTCATTATATTCAAAACAAAGGGTCATATATCACCATGTGGCTGTTGTAAGTTTTGGTAATGAC
This genomic interval from Schistocerca serialis cubense isolate TAMUIC-IGC-003099 chromosome 8, iqSchSeri2.2, whole genome shotgun sequence contains the following:
- the LOC126416499 gene encoding cyclin-H, with amino-acid sequence MYMSSTQKRSWTFSNESELITLRTEANAQYIERHREDEAAVKAGDMSRFFLTAAEERCLVRQFELHLRDFCRRFQPPVPRAVMGAAFHYFKRFYLRNSAMDYHPKEMLVTCVYLATKVEEFNVSMAQFVSNIKGDREKAAEIILNNELLLMLHLNYNLTVHHPFRPVEGLLVDIKSRGSLRDPERLRPGIEEMLERVYLTDAILLYSPSQIALAAILHAASKINENLDSYVMDILIGPSGREHLSGLIEAVRCIRSLIKCIELPPKDQMRMLEKKLEKCRNQAHNPDSYVYKKRMLDMIDEDDDDDERYLYTKMIRDQSANDEALLGVSKVHSPAA